In one window of Methanoculleus chikugoensis DNA:
- a CDS encoding TIGR03557 family F420-dependent LLM class oxidoreductase: protein MKTQMGYFASIEQYRPMDALEQAVRAENVGFDSIWVDDHFHPWYHTNAQTGQAWAWMGAALQATKKAFFSTCITCPIMRYNPGVVAQTFATLRQMYPGRVGIAVGAGEALNEVPVTGEWPSVPVRQDMTVEAVEVMQKLWESKEPVSFKGKYYTFDKAFLYTKPDDKVPLYFSGMGPKGAQLAGKHADHLMTVSAPPSVLKNVTIPNFEKGAREAGKDPSKMEHAMLVWYSVDADYDKAIEALRFWAGCLVPAMFKYKVSDAKEVELHANLVGHDMMKDNFMVATDAEGMIKEIERFKAAGINHFCLGNSSPNVNLGIDIFKEIIPAVTE, encoded by the coding sequence ATGAAGACACAGATGGGTTACTTTGCATCTATTGAGCAGTACCGCCCCATGGATGCGCTTGAACAGGCAGTCAGAGCAGAAAATGTCGGTTTCGATTCTATCTGGGTAGACGACCACTTCCACCCCTGGTATCACACCAATGCACAGACGGGGCAGGCCTGGGCCTGGATGGGTGCAGCACTCCAGGCCACCAAGAAGGCGTTCTTCTCGACGTGCATCACCTGCCCGATCATGCGGTACAACCCGGGAGTCGTCGCACAGACGTTCGCCACCCTCCGGCAGATGTACCCCGGTCGTGTGGGCATTGCCGTGGGCGCCGGCGAGGCGTTGAACGAGGTGCCGGTCACCGGCGAGTGGCCGAGCGTACCGGTGCGGCAGGACATGACCGTCGAGGCCGTCGAAGTGATGCAGAAACTCTGGGAGAGCAAGGAGCCCGTCTCCTTCAAGGGCAAGTATTACACCTTCGACAAGGCGTTTCTGTACACCAAGCCCGACGACAAGGTTCCGCTCTACTTCAGCGGAATGGGTCCGAAGGGAGCACAGCTGGCAGGGAAGCACGCCGACCACCTCATGACGGTGTCTGCGCCGCCCTCCGTGCTGAAGAATGTCACCATCCCGAACTTCGAGAAAGGCGCCCGCGAGGCCGGGAAGGACCCGAGCAAGATGGAGCACGCCATGCTCGTCTGGTACTCGGTCGACGCCGACTATGACAAAGCCATTGAGGCACTGCGCTTCTGGGCCGGCTGCCTGGTTCCCGCCATGTTCAAATACAAGGTCTCCGATGCAAAGGAGGTCGAACTCCATGCAAACCTTGTCGGACATGACATGATGAAGGACAACTTCATGGTCGCAACCGACGCCGAAGGGATGATCAAGGAGATCGAGCGGTTCAAGGCTGCAGGCATCAACCACTTCTGTCTCGGCAACTCGAGCCCGAACGTGAACCTCGGCATCGATATCTTCAAGGAGATCATCCCCGCCGTCACGGAATGA
- the purB gene encoding adenylosuccinate lyase, producing MAIHPIDYRYGTPEMRAVWNEENRFRAIVTAEVALARAEAAHGMIPREDAETIAASAPEARLERAKEIEAEINHDMMAIVKAVTEVCGDAGRWIHYGATSNDILDTATALQVRESLALIEEKLGRLLGVLLARSAETKTLVCAGRTHGQIGVPTTYGLRFAIWASEVSRHIERLRQMRPRVVVGQLTGAVGTQAALGDVGIEIQETMMEFLGIRPVDVSNQIIARDRYAEYFMLLANIATTLDKIGLELRLMQRSEIGELAEAFGKKQVGSSTMPHKRNPIKSEQVCGLARIVRSAVEPALQNNVLWDERDLTNSSPERVLFPEASVLADHILNVMIGVMEGLEFNKKNIRKNLMMLRGVNLAESVMIDLTRRGMNRQEAHEVMRTASMQALAEDRDLSQVLGERAEVTKFVTREELDALLDPDTYIGTAVRQVERLIEKLKPLCR from the coding sequence ATGGCAATCCATCCCATCGACTACCGGTACGGCACCCCGGAGATGCGTGCCGTCTGGAACGAGGAGAACCGCTTCCGGGCGATCGTCACGGCCGAAGTGGCGCTGGCCCGGGCTGAGGCGGCGCACGGGATGATCCCCCGCGAGGATGCGGAGACGATCGCAGCCTCCGCACCCGAGGCGCGCCTCGAGCGGGCGAAGGAGATCGAGGCCGAGATCAATCACGACATGATGGCGATCGTCAAGGCCGTCACCGAGGTCTGCGGCGACGCCGGGCGGTGGATCCACTACGGCGCGACCTCGAACGACATCCTGGATACGGCGACCGCCCTGCAGGTCCGCGAGAGCCTTGCGCTCATCGAGGAGAAACTGGGCAGACTCCTCGGCGTGCTTCTCGCCCGGAGCGCCGAGACGAAGACCCTTGTCTGCGCCGGCCGCACCCACGGGCAGATCGGCGTCCCGACCACCTACGGCCTCCGGTTCGCGATCTGGGCGAGCGAGGTCTCCCGGCACATCGAGCGGCTCCGCCAGATGCGCCCGCGGGTCGTCGTCGGGCAGCTCACCGGTGCCGTAGGCACCCAGGCGGCCCTCGGGGATGTCGGTATCGAGATACAGGAGACGATGATGGAGTTCCTCGGGATCCGGCCGGTGGACGTCTCGAACCAGATCATAGCCCGGGACCGCTACGCGGAGTACTTCATGCTCCTTGCAAACATCGCGACCACGCTGGACAAGATCGGCCTTGAACTCCGGCTGATGCAGCGCTCCGAGATCGGGGAGCTCGCGGAGGCGTTCGGGAAGAAACAGGTGGGTTCGAGCACGATGCCCCACAAGAGAAACCCGATCAAGAGCGAGCAGGTCTGCGGCCTTGCCCGGATCGTCCGCTCCGCGGTCGAGCCGGCACTGCAGAACAACGTCCTCTGGGACGAGCGCGACCTGACGAACTCCTCCCCGGAGCGGGTGCTCTTCCCCGAGGCGTCGGTGCTCGCCGACCACATCCTCAACGTGATGATCGGCGTGATGGAGGGCCTCGAGTTCAACAAGAAGAACATCCGAAAGAACCTGATGATGCTCCGGGGCGTGAACCTCGCCGAGTCGGTGATGATCGACCTCACGAGGCGGGGCATGAACCGGCAGGAGGCCCATGAGGTGATGCGGACGGCGAGCATGCAGGCCCTCGCCGAAGACCGCGACCTCAGCCAGGTGCTCGGTGAGCGAGCCGAGGTCACGAAGTTCGTCACCCGCGAGGAACTCGACGCTCTCCTCGACCCGGACACCTACATCGGGACGGCCGTCCGGCAGGTGGAGCGGCTGATCGAGAAACTCAAGCCGCTCTGCCGGTGA
- a CDS encoding AAA family ATPase has product MIRPCTVVISGKGGTGKTTIASLLIDALIAAGKRPILAVDADPNANLHEALGIALTETLGSMREEAFTRSIPPGMDRTGYVRYRFRRALAEAEGYDLLAMGRPEGSGCYCFPNALLTECIETLERGYRLVVVDSEAGMEHIARGTIQSPKVLLIVSDPGARGMRTAGRIRDLAESLGLSRERIFLVVNRDRGDDTIESDLPLIARIPEDPGIGEADLAGTPIVGIPQNSPARAAVRDLAARLVEECARRGE; this is encoded by the coding sequence ATGATCCGGCCCTGCACCGTCGTCATATCCGGCAAAGGCGGGACCGGGAAGACGACGATCGCGTCGCTCCTGATCGATGCGCTGATCGCGGCCGGCAAGCGGCCGATCCTCGCCGTGGACGCCGACCCGAACGCGAACCTCCACGAGGCTCTCGGGATCGCCCTCACCGAGACGCTCGGGAGCATGCGGGAGGAGGCCTTCACCCGGTCCATCCCCCCGGGCATGGACCGGACTGGATATGTCAGATACCGGTTCCGCCGGGCGCTCGCGGAGGCGGAGGGCTACGACCTCCTTGCCATGGGCCGGCCGGAGGGGTCGGGGTGCTACTGTTTCCCGAACGCCCTCCTCACCGAGTGCATCGAGACGCTTGAGCGTGGTTACCGGCTCGTCGTCGTGGATTCCGAGGCCGGGATGGAGCATATCGCCCGGGGGACGATCCAGAGCCCGAAGGTCCTCCTGATCGTGAGCGATCCCGGGGCCCGCGGGATGCGGACCGCCGGCCGCATCCGGGACCTCGCGGAGTCGCTCGGCCTCTCGCGGGAGAGGATCTTCCTCGTCGTCAACCGTGACCGGGGCGACGACACTATCGAGAGCGATCTCCCCCTCATCGCCCGTATCCCGGAGGACCCGGGCATAGGGGAGGCGGATCTTGCCGGGACGCCGATCGTCGGGATCCCGCAGAACAGCCCGGCGCGGGCGGCGGTGCGCGATCTTGCCGCCCGGCTCGTTGAGGAGTGCGCCCGGCGAGGGGAGTGA
- a CDS encoding winged helix-turn-helix domain-containing protein — protein sequence MSGRRTAFEIYWEILVFCRTPQSFTGIINRCDLNSKTGQEYLRFLVEKGYIVEVVEGDKTRYLSTERAGEYTALFGSLYRKLFDAPPRFKL from the coding sequence ATGAGCGGGCGCAGGACGGCGTTCGAGATCTACTGGGAGATTCTGGTCTTCTGCAGAACGCCGCAGTCGTTTACCGGCATCATCAACCGGTGCGACCTGAACTCGAAGACCGGGCAGGAGTATCTCCGGTTTCTCGTGGAAAAAGGGTATATCGTTGAAGTGGTGGAGGGGGACAAGACCCGGTACCTCTCCACCGAGAGGGCCGGAGAGTACACCGCGCTCTTTGGTTCGCTCTATCGCAAACTCTTCGATGCCCCTCCCCGGTTCAAACTATGA
- a CDS encoding PAS domain-containing protein, which yields MSEYQDIFGRIVSLLEKRSPQGLSISAISRELGMNRATVAKYLEMLQSSGDVSMQRFGRSKLYTPAQRVPLSELFDRLSNAIVILDADLQILMVNTSFIRTLGIHRGRNILGASLFDLNLRIFSDPTIMRNIERVRQSGTYLSEMQYIEDSTNHIYHIEFAPTVSHVGKPGILISLQDITAWKNTEAALKYSEKMIRTIFERVPSGIILFTADGTVLNANRASLGILGLNGVQELAEGNIFDISCYKGKILELIRQGKVAETELACDFDRLKRDQRIPSTRSGVAYFDVVFTPITPDGGVTSHEFAILFRDITTERLARKELAFKETRYRSFFEKACNGVLIYEPIEGGNEYIIKDVNGVTAALLRMNKEDLVGRKLFEEFPDLPNPYVHDLLYRVLTTEKPEFVTPLKYRNREDFPWISHYVFKLPSGEIASFMIDVSDAVRKEAEAPFQACNARVTRENDFSGISI from the coding sequence ATGAGCGAGTATCAGGATATATTCGGTAGAATTGTCAGCCTTCTTGAGAAGCGATCGCCGCAGGGCCTCTCCATCTCCGCAATCTCCCGCGAACTCGGGATGAACCGGGCTACCGTCGCCAAGTACCTCGAGATGCTCCAGTCGAGCGGGGACGTGAGCATGCAGCGGTTCGGAAGATCGAAGCTGTACACCCCGGCGCAGCGGGTCCCGCTCTCGGAACTCTTTGACCGCCTCTCAAACGCGATCGTCATCCTGGACGCCGACCTCCAGATCCTCATGGTGAATACGAGTTTCATCAGGACTCTCGGCATCCACCGCGGGAGAAACATCCTCGGCGCCTCCCTCTTCGACCTGAACCTCCGTATCTTCTCGGACCCGACCATCATGCGGAATATCGAGAGGGTCCGGCAGTCCGGCACCTACCTCTCCGAGATGCAGTACATCGAGGACAGCACGAACCACATCTATCACATCGAGTTTGCCCCGACGGTCTCCCATGTGGGGAAGCCGGGGATCCTGATCAGCCTGCAGGATATCACGGCGTGGAAGAACACCGAAGCCGCCCTGAAGTACTCGGAGAAGATGATCCGGACGATCTTCGAGAGGGTTCCCAGCGGGATCATCCTTTTTACGGCCGATGGGACCGTTCTCAACGCAAATCGTGCGTCCCTGGGGATCCTCGGCCTGAACGGGGTTCAGGAACTGGCGGAAGGAAATATCTTCGATATCTCCTGCTATAAAGGGAAGATCCTCGAGTTGATCCGGCAGGGAAAAGTCGCCGAGACGGAACTCGCCTGCGATTTCGACCGCCTGAAACGGGATCAGCGGATTCCGAGCACCCGGTCGGGCGTCGCTTACTTCGACGTGGTCTTCACCCCGATCACTCCAGACGGCGGGGTGACCTCACACGAGTTCGCCATCCTCTTCAGGGATATCACCACTGAGCGGCTGGCCCGGAAGGAGCTGGCCTTCAAGGAGACGCGCTACCGGTCGTTCTTCGAGAAGGCCTGCAACGGCGTCCTGATCTACGAGCCGATTGAGGGAGGAAACGAGTACATCATCAAAGACGTTAACGGGGTAACAGCAGCCCTCCTGCGGATGAACAAAGAAGACCTCGTCGGGAGGAAACTCTTCGAGGAATTCCCCGATCTCCCGAACCCGTACGTGCACGATCTCCTGTATCGCGTTCTGACCACCGAAAAGCCGGAGTTTGTTACACCGCTCAAATACCGGAACCGCGAGGACTTTCCCTGGATCTCCCATTATGTCTTCAAACTACCTTCCGGAGAGATCGCGTCTTTTATGATCGACGTATCGGATGCTGTCCGTAAGGAGGCTGAAGCGCCGTTCCAGGCGTGCAATGCTCGTGTAACGCGAGAGAATGACTTTTCTGGAATTAGTATATAA
- a CDS encoding cupin domain-containing protein — protein MENQNIARLMEEGAAFFPAEKAGRRPVWYSNPAWTGVALADLAPGADTKGSFSSHLVRVRKDCEVPDHLHESQWEWNAILAGHGKMILDGREILFKPGDTFTTPPGVRHTVIADKEDLALLAVFVTGPK, from the coding sequence ATGGAAAACCAGAACATTGCCCGGCTCATGGAGGAGGGTGCCGCCTTCTTCCCTGCAGAGAAAGCGGGCAGGCGACCCGTGTGGTACTCGAACCCGGCATGGACCGGTGTCGCCCTGGCGGATCTCGCGCCGGGAGCGGACACGAAGGGGTCGTTCTCTTCCCATCTCGTCAGGGTGCGTAAGGACTGTGAGGTTCCTGACCACCTTCACGAGAGCCAGTGGGAGTGGAACGCCATCCTCGCCGGGCACGGGAAGATGATCCTCGATGGGAGAGAGATACTCTTCAAGCCCGGGGACACCTTCACCACGCCGCCCGGCGTCCGTCACACCGTCATCGCCGACAAGGAGGATCTCGCACTGCTGGCAGTATTTGTTACCGGCCCGAAGTGA